In a single window of the Melioribacteraceae bacterium genome:
- the lysW gene encoding lysine biosynthesis protein LysW encodes MKTECPVCGAEVELAADAVQGELLECPECGTELEVISVNPPVVQEAPQEEEDWGQ; translated from the coding sequence ATGAAAACTGAATGCCCAGTATGCGGTGCCGAAGTTGAATTAGCCGCAGACGCCGTTCAAGGTGAATTATTAGAGTGCCCGGAATGTGGTACCGAATTAGAAGTAATTTCTGTAAATCCTCCAGTAGTTCAAGAAGCTCCTCAAGAAGAAGAAGATTGGGGACAATAA